The Bacteroidota bacterium genome has a window encoding:
- a CDS encoding VOC family protein, whose product MKNALNWFEIPVKNFERAKTFYSKVLGTDIGEMPFPDGRYGIIAWDQEGVGGGLVQCEGYEPSDKGTIVYLNGGEDLSGPLSRVETAGGKILMHKTSIGQNGFMAHFMDTEGNRVALHSMK is encoded by the coding sequence ATGAAAAACGCACTCAACTGGTTTGAAATACCGGTCAAGAATTTCGAAAGGGCTAAGACATTTTATTCAAAAGTACTGGGCACCGATATCGGTGAGATGCCGTTTCCGGACGGTCGGTACGGGATCATCGCGTGGGATCAGGAAGGGGTGGGCGGCGGACTCGTTCAATGCGAAGGATATGAACCATCGGACAAAGGGACGATTGTCTACCTCAACGGAGGCGAGGACCTCAGCGGTCCGCTTTCGCGGGTGGAAACAGCAGGAGGCAAGATTCTGATGCACAAAACGTCCATCGGTCAGAACGGTTTCATGGCCCACTTCATGGATACTGAAGGAAACCGGGTGGCGCTGCATTCGATGAAGTGA
- a CDS encoding SRPBCC family protein — MPRVTHCTDDEQWGQPGSTKKVFVEKSLTHQGGFGSVDRVVSRIENTYWKIEVSDFQAWMLGFYKFVGEWRTTPAEQGRILVDYTYTLYARNPILYPLNWLFAKLFWKRYMNQVLENIRRMIDAHEPYCYP; from the coding sequence ATGCCCCGCGTGACGCACTGCACCGACGATGAGCAGTGGGGACAGCCGGGTTCCACCAAGAAAGTATTCGTCGAGAAATCCCTGACGCACCAAGGGGGCTTCGGTTCCGTCGATAGAGTCGTTTCGCGTATTGAGAATACCTACTGGAAGATCGAGGTAAGCGATTTTCAGGCGTGGATGCTTGGCTTCTACAAGTTTGTGGGCGAATGGCGGACTACACCGGCAGAGCAGGGCAGGATTCTGGTCGATTACACCTACACCCTCTACGCCCGGAATCCGATCTTATATCCATTGAATTGGTTGTTTGCGAAGTTGTTCTGGAAAAGATACATGAACCAGGTTCTGGAGAACATACGGCGCATGATTGACGCACACGAACCTTATTGCTATCCCTAA
- a CDS encoding lamin tail domain-containing protein: protein MRKPRIFLLLLLCFSLQRSEAAVVFNEFMSNNQGTVTDSDGDYSDWIELYNTSATPVNLLNWGLSDNVDSLFKWRFPNYTLNAGSFLRIWCSGKNRAVTTPFHTSFSIDSRGETIYLSDSTGAVQDNLLAIYMPPDRSFGRLPNGSVNQFYLSVATPAASNNFATAFQGAVTEPVTFSLAGGFYPSAQTFTLSHPDPTVTIRYTLDGSEPTANSTPYTGPITVDSRAADTNFYSTIRTCYKVHAWLPDWNRPLGNVYKCNVVRARAFKSSFLPGPVSTQSYFIDPAMATRYGNLPVVSLVSDPRNLFNDTIGIYVPGINYVPNTFQANYYFDWNRQANVEFFMPGGQQVVNSNFRISINGVTSRSSPQKGLDITATSDLGEGKIRYPFFANTPGPARYLTSFDKLKLRSWGSDRAFALFRDAYTAQFFHKTTLDYEAYRPCVVFIDGEYWGLHELRERNRNEEYFEDHYLIDKDNPGFDIVDLQDNIAIEGDTLAWSQLEQFVTTNNMADSANYAYVKTKMDVENFMLNYVSSIYFSRGDWPGQNEAVWRPRTPDGKFKWIQWDMDNTTAYYLNPWYDMFQQAILGSRGYGPSPMLVALLANTGFRDNWINLFADYMNTNFLPPLMQAKVDELRNELSPYMQEYRDRWQCNANWQAQTDSMKWWVNLRQQFCRQQILTTFSLPAFRRVSLNVSDTAKGNIRVNTVFLDPSTPRTTTNVFPWAGYYFQGVPVPLTAVPKPGYRFVRWLQSNDTNATIQLNLVSDTVLTALFDIDTSYRAPLRVVINEAQASNNFTVQDNYGEYDDWLEIYNPNADTVDLAGYYVTDNLILPTRFQFPVGNDSTKIAPYGHLLLWADDDAEQGALHLPFKFNASGDLVVLYRPDASSVEDSIRLPSILSDQSYGRSYDASSTWVFFTTPTPAATNQEIPAASLLINEVMASNTGTIADNYGQFDDWFELYNPTADTLDLAGWFASDDPAHPTRYRFPHGTDSTKVPPYGFRIVWADGQPEQGVLHATFGLSASGDCVYLYKPDAISISDNICFGAAVANVSYGRTYDGANNWIDFNPATPGATNVQVGAERIVINEVLTVNTNSVTDNFGEREPWIELHNPNPDTVDLGGWFLFNLVGNPGQYRFPFDNDSLRIPPGGFLLVYADNETRQGSLHVPFQLNGGPACIWLYKPDQAGSDSICFGAIAADQSYGRQFDDDPVWINFPVPTPGATNYSPQAATALLNEVQPVNTNSAADNYGDFDPWVEIYNPNPDTLDLGGWYISDVSSQPLKHRFPLNNDSLRIPPGGLFLVWSDNEVVEGAAHANFILSNGPACVYLTKPDGLTRSDSLCYPLLAADESYGRRADGDPVLVTFTGPTPGGTNWNFTPVNVLINEVQPVNLSTIADEQGEFDAWVELYNPFPDTIDLAGWYMANTATLGNPVTWYRFPFDNDSTKIPGDGFRLLWADAAPGQGALHLWFVLNGLNDCVYLIKPDENVSDQICYTNVQPDHSYGRDGDGDPDWRDFSIPTPDSTNVDLSVGLPNAPVAKQLLVWPNPVHDGQIFFSRSIDASLFDQTGRMLRFTERQTSMDLQGLASGVYVLLARTGERIRIVVY, encoded by the coding sequence ATGCGAAAACCCCGCATATTCCTGTTGCTTCTCCTGTGCTTCTCCCTTCAGAGATCGGAAGCAGCCGTCGTTTTCAACGAGTTCATGTCCAACAACCAGGGCACAGTCACCGATTCCGATGGCGACTATTCCGACTGGATCGAGTTGTACAATACATCCGCCACGCCGGTCAATTTGTTGAACTGGGGATTGTCCGACAATGTCGATAGTCTGTTCAAATGGCGGTTTCCGAATTACACGCTGAATGCGGGTAGCTTCCTGCGCATCTGGTGTTCGGGAAAGAACAGGGCTGTCACTACTCCTTTTCATACCAGCTTCTCGATCGATTCGCGCGGCGAGACCATTTACCTGAGCGACTCCACCGGCGCCGTACAGGATAATCTCCTGGCCATTTATATGCCTCCGGACCGTTCGTTCGGTCGTCTGCCGAATGGCAGCGTCAACCAGTTTTACCTCTCGGTTGCCACACCGGCTGCATCGAACAATTTCGCGACGGCTTTTCAAGGCGCAGTCACCGAGCCGGTAACGTTTTCGCTGGCCGGCGGTTTTTATCCTTCCGCCCAGACCTTCACCCTGTCGCATCCCGACCCTACCGTCACCATCCGTTATACCCTCGACGGTTCCGAGCCGACAGCGAATTCGACCCCATACACCGGACCGATCACGGTAGACAGCCGTGCGGCCGATACGAATTTCTATTCCACGATCCGGACCTGTTACAAAGTGCACGCCTGGTTGCCCGACTGGAACCGACCTTTGGGTAATGTCTACAAATGCAACGTGGTCAGGGCGCGCGCCTTCAAGAGTTCGTTTCTGCCCGGCCCCGTTTCCACGCAATCGTATTTCATTGATCCGGCCATGGCAACGCGGTATGGAAATCTGCCGGTGGTCTCTTTGGTCTCCGATCCGCGCAACCTGTTCAATGATACGATCGGCATTTACGTGCCGGGAATCAACTATGTGCCCAATACCTTTCAGGCGAACTACTATTTCGACTGGAACAGGCAGGCGAACGTCGAGTTTTTCATGCCGGGCGGGCAGCAGGTCGTGAACAGTAACTTCCGGATCTCCATCAACGGGGTCACTTCCCGGTCGAGTCCACAGAAGGGCCTCGACATCACCGCGACTTCCGATCTTGGGGAAGGAAAGATCCGCTATCCCTTCTTCGCGAATACACCGGGCCCCGCGCGTTATCTTACTTCCTTCGACAAACTCAAGCTACGCAGTTGGGGCAGCGATCGCGCGTTCGCGCTCTTCCGTGACGCCTATACGGCTCAGTTCTTCCATAAAACTACGCTCGACTATGAAGCTTATCGTCCCTGTGTCGTCTTCATCGATGGAGAATATTGGGGACTGCACGAATTGCGAGAGCGGAACCGGAACGAAGAATATTTCGAAGACCATTACCTGATCGATAAGGACAATCCCGGGTTCGATATCGTCGATCTGCAGGATAACATAGCCATTGAGGGCGATACGCTTGCCTGGTCGCAGCTCGAGCAGTTCGTCACGACGAATAACATGGCGGATTCGGCCAACTATGCGTACGTAAAGACGAAGATGGACGTCGAGAATTTCATGCTCAACTACGTTTCGAGCATTTACTTCTCCCGTGGCGACTGGCCCGGGCAGAATGAAGCCGTCTGGCGTCCGCGTACACCGGATGGGAAGTTCAAATGGATCCAATGGGACATGGACAACACTACCGCCTATTACCTGAATCCATGGTACGATATGTTCCAGCAGGCGATTCTCGGCAGCAGGGGTTACGGTCCATCTCCCATGCTGGTCGCGCTGCTGGCCAATACCGGGTTCCGTGACAATTGGATCAACCTGTTCGCGGATTACATGAACACCAACTTCCTGCCCCCGCTCATGCAGGCGAAGGTGGACGAATTGCGGAACGAGTTATCACCCTACATGCAGGAGTACCGCGACCGCTGGCAGTGCAACGCCAACTGGCAGGCGCAGACGGACAGTATGAAGTGGTGGGTCAACCTGCGGCAGCAATTCTGCCGGCAGCAGATCCTGACAACCTTTTCCCTACCCGCGTTTCGACGCGTATCGTTGAACGTAAGCGATACCGCCAAGGGGAACATCCGCGTCAATACCGTTTTTCTCGATCCATCAACACCGCGCACTACCACCAACGTTTTTCCATGGGCAGGATATTACTTCCAGGGCGTACCGGTTCCGCTCACGGCAGTACCAAAACCGGGCTACCGCTTCGTACGCTGGTTGCAGTCGAACGACACCAACGCGACCATCCAGCTTAACCTCGTCAGCGACACGGTGCTGACAGCCTTGTTCGATATCGATACATCCTATCGTGCTCCTTTGCGGGTCGTGATCAACGAAGCACAAGCCTCGAACAATTTCACCGTGCAGGACAATTACGGGGAATACGACGACTGGTTGGAGATCTACAACCCGAACGCCGACACGGTCGATCTGGCCGGGTATTATGTCACCGATAATCTGATTCTGCCGACGCGCTTTCAGTTTCCCGTCGGAAACGATTCAACAAAGATCGCCCCGTACGGACATCTGCTTTTATGGGCCGACGATGACGCGGAGCAAGGAGCCCTGCACCTTCCGTTCAAGTTCAATGCTTCGGGCGACCTGGTCGTGTTGTATCGTCCGGATGCCTCGAGCGTGGAAGACTCCATTCGGTTACCGTCGATCCTGTCGGATCAATCCTATGGCCGTTCGTATGACGCTTCCTCCACATGGGTGTTTTTTACAACGCCTACGCCGGCCGCCACCAATCAGGAGATCCCGGCCGCGAGTTTATTGATCAATGAGGTAATGGCTTCCAACACCGGAACGATTGCCGACAATTACGGGCAGTTCGACGACTGGTTCGAACTCTACAACCCAACCGCCGACACCCTTGATCTCGCAGGTTGGTTTGCCAGCGACGATCCCGCGCATCCGACCCGGTACCGTTTCCCGCACGGAACCGATTCCACCAAAGTGCCGCCCTACGGTTTCCGTATCGTCTGGGCCGACGGGCAACCCGAGCAGGGCGTCTTGCATGCGACATTCGGGCTGAGCGCTTCCGGTGATTGCGTCTATCTATACAAACCGGATGCGATCTCCATCTCCGATAACATTTGCTTTGGTGCTGCCGTGGCCAATGTGTCGTATGGGCGCACGTATGATGGAGCCAACAACTGGATCGACTTCAATCCCGCCACACCAGGCGCGACCAACGTACAGGTAGGAGCGGAGCGGATCGTCATCAACGAAGTACTTACCGTGAACACGAATTCGGTTACGGATAATTTCGGAGAACGCGAACCCTGGATCGAACTGCACAACCCGAATCCCGACACGGTTGATTTGGGTGGCTGGTTCCTGTTCAACCTCGTCGGGAATCCCGGACAGTACCGTTTTCCTTTCGACAACGATTCGTTGCGTATTCCGCCCGGCGGATTTTTGTTGGTGTACGCGGACAATGAAACCCGGCAAGGCAGCCTGCATGTACCCTTCCAGTTGAATGGCGGCCCCGCCTGTATCTGGTTGTACAAACCGGATCAAGCGGGCTCCGATTCGATCTGTTTCGGCGCGATCGCCGCTGATCAGTCCTACGGACGCCAGTTCGACGATGATCCGGTATGGATCAACTTCCCGGTGCCGACGCCGGGGGCAACCAATTACAGTCCGCAAGCTGCCACGGCCTTGCTGAATGAAGTTCAGCCGGTGAACACGAATTCCGCTGCCGATAATTACGGCGACTTCGATCCCTGGGTGGAGATCTACAACCCCAATCCGGATACGCTGGACTTAGGCGGCTGGTATATCAGCGATGTTTCGTCGCAACCGTTGAAGCATCGCTTCCCGCTCAACAACGATTCACTGCGCATACCTCCCGGTGGATTGTTCCTCGTATGGTCGGACAATGAAGTGGTTGAAGGAGCGGCACATGCCAACTTTATCCTGTCGAACGGGCCGGCATGTGTGTATCTCACCAAGCCCGACGGCCTCACGCGTTCCGATTCGTTGTGTTATCCGTTACTTGCAGCCGACGAATCGTATGGTCGTCGCGCGGATGGTGATCCTGTACTGGTCACCTTTACCGGTCCGACGCCCGGAGGAACGAACTGGAACTTTACGCCGGTCAATGTACTGATCAATGAAGTGCAGCCGGTCAACCTGTCGACCATCGCCGACGAGCAGGGTGAGTTCGACGCCTGGGTCGAATTGTATAACCCCTTCCCGGACACGATCGATCTGGCCGGATGGTACATGGCCAACACCGCCACCCTGGGCAATCCGGTAACCTGGTACCGCTTCCCGTTTGACAACGATTCCACCAAGATCCCCGGCGATGGTTTCCGCCTGTTGTGGGCCGATGCAGCACCGGGTCAGGGTGCCTTGCACCTTTGGTTCGTGCTGAATGGTCTGAACGATTGCGTTTACCTGATCAAACCGGATGAAAATGTCTCCGACCAGATCTGTTATACCAATGTACAGCCCGATCATTCGTATGGACGTGACGGCGACGGTGATCCGGATTGGCGCGACTTCTCCATCCCGACGCCGGATTCTACGAATGTGGACCTGTCGGTTGGATTGCCGAATGCTCCGGTTGCGAAACAGCTGCTGGTATGGCCCAATCCCGTTCACGACGGACAGATTTTTTTCAGTCGGAGCATCGACGCCAGCCTGTTCGATCAGACCGGTCGGATGCTTAGGTTCACTGAACGCCAGACGTCCATGGACCTTCAGGGTCTTGCGAGCGGTGTTTATGTTCTGCTTGCTCGCACCGGTGAACGGATACGGATCGTAGTATACTGA
- a CDS encoding CPBP family intramembrane metalloprotease yields MLQLIGLLAVSWLLLRFLEKKDLAVLGLTPTVQRSKYFLWLLITSAVVSVSAYLLRMYFVKEVYALAPSLTLNSVLQESWYQVRTVLTEELLCRGALLYILIRRIGRRNAVVVSSVLFALLHWMNAGVFGNLTQMIVVFSFTFTMGLLLAYAYARTFSILLPFAIHFGWNYVQNFVFPDSASGQHLFMLAAPPPEVTISYLAFYTMLMAPKLAVLVVNYFLVRRFPPVHTP; encoded by the coding sequence ATGCTGCAACTGATCGGTTTACTGGCGGTCTCCTGGTTGCTGCTTCGGTTCTTGGAGAAAAAGGACCTGGCTGTTCTGGGACTGACTCCGACCGTGCAGCGATCGAAGTACTTCCTATGGCTCTTGATTACTTCGGCGGTCGTATCGGTATCGGCATATTTACTTCGTATGTATTTCGTGAAGGAAGTTTATGCGCTTGCGCCTTCCCTGACACTGAATTCGGTATTACAGGAGAGCTGGTATCAGGTCCGGACGGTCTTGACGGAAGAGCTGCTCTGCAGAGGCGCGCTGTTGTATATCCTGATCCGAAGAATCGGCCGGAGAAATGCCGTGGTTGTTTCCTCGGTTCTCTTCGCGCTGCTGCATTGGATGAACGCGGGAGTCTTCGGAAACCTGACACAGATGATCGTCGTCTTCTCGTTCACTTTTACGATGGGACTCCTATTGGCCTATGCGTACGCCAGAACTTTTTCCATACTCCTGCCTTTCGCAATTCATTTTGGCTGGAACTACGTGCAGAACTTTGTATTCCCCGATTCGGCTTCAGGACAGCATCTCTTCATGTTGGCAGCTCCGCCACCGGAAGTGACCATTTCTTATCTGGCATTTTATACGATGCTGATGGCGCCAAAGTTAGCGGTACTTGTTGTAAACTATTTTCTAGTGCGTCGCTTCCCCCCGGTGCATACGCCATAG